From the Streptomonospora nanhaiensis genome, the window CGGCGACCCCGGCGACCTCGCCGCCTACGCCGAACAGGTCAGCAAGGTCTACGGCCGCGGCGACTCCCGCGTCGCGGCTCTGGACGCCATCACCCTGGGCGTGCCCAAGGGCAGGTTCACCGCGATCATGGGCCCTTCGGGATCGGGAAAGTCCACGCTCATGCACTGCCTGGCCGGGCTCGACCGCGTCACCTCGGGCCGGGTCGTGCTGGGCGGCACCGACCTCACCCGGCTCAACGAGCGCGCCCTGACCCGCCTGCGGCGCGACCGGGTGGGGTTCGTCTTCCAGGCGTTCAACCTGGTGCCCACGCTCACGGCCCTGGAGAACATCACCCTGCCCGCCGACATCGCCGGGCGGCGCCTCGACCGCGCCTGGCTGGACGAACTCATCGACTCCGTCGGCCTGCGCGACCGCCTGCGCCACCGCCCCTCGGAGCTGTCGGGCGGCCAGCAGCAGCGGGTGGCGTGCGCGCGGGCGCTGGCGGCGCGGCCCGACGTCGTCTTCGCCGACGAGCCCACCGGCAACCTCGACTCCCGCTCCGGGCGCGAGGTGCTGGGCCTGCTGCGCGACTCCGCGCGGCGCACCGGCCAGAGCGTCGTCATGGTCACCCACGACCCTGCGGCGGCGGCCTACGCCGACCTCGTCGTCTTCCTCTCCGACGGCCGGGTGGCCGGCCAGCTCGCCCACCCCGACCAGAACAGCGTGCTGGAGCGCATGAAGCACCTGGATCCGGGCGAGGACACCGCCGGCCCCGGCGGCCCGGGGGGTGGGCGGCCGTGATCATGCTGCGGCTCACGCTGCGCGGCCTGGCCGCGCACCGGCTGCGGTTCCTGCTGACCGGCTTCTCGGTCGTGCTGGGTGTGGCGTTCGTGTCGGGCACGCTGATCCTCACCGACACCATGGACCGCGCCTTCACCCGCATGTTTGAGGGCATGGACGCCGACATCGCGGCCGTGGTGCGCCCGCAGCAGGAGTTCGCGCAGGGCTTCGCCGCCGGGGGCGAGGCCGGCACCGCCACACTGCTGCCCGACGACCTCGCCGGCGACCTCGCGGAGGTCGAGGAGATCCAGGCGGTCTATCCCATGGCCGAGGGCACCGCCGCCGTGCTCGGGCCCGACGGCGAGGAGATCGGCGGCCAGGGCCCGCCGCAGATCGGCACCACCTGGCACGACCGCCCCGGCTCGGGCAGCGGGATCGTGGCCGGGCGCGGCCCCCGGGGCGGCGGCGAGTTCGTCCTGGACCAGGGCAGCGCGCGGGCGGCCGGGCTCTCCGTGGGCGACTCCGTCACGGTGCGCGCCGGCGGCGAAGACCGCGACATGATTTTGGTGGGCGTGTTCCGGTCGGGGCAGCTGGGCAGCACGGCGGGCTCCACCGTCGCCGCGTTCGACCTGCCCACCGCGCAGCGGCTGCTGCTGGGCGATCCCGACCGGGTCAACGCCTACTACCTCGACGGCGTGCCGGGCAAGTCGCAGTGGCAGATCGCCGACGCCGCGGCGCCGCTGCTGGAGCCGGGGATGGAGTCGCTGCCCATGGACATCGTCCGCGACGAGCAGCTGGGCCCCATGCGCGAGGCCCTCGACTACTTCGGGGTGTTCCTGCTCACCTTCGCCGGGATCGGGCTGTTCGTGGGCTCGTTCCTGATCTTCAACACCTTCGCCATGCTGGTGGCCCAGCGCGGGCGCGAACTCGCGCTGCTGCGGGCTATCGGCGCCGGCCAGGAGCAGGTGCGCGGCGCGATCACCGGCGAGGCGCTGGGCGTGGGGCTGGTGGGCTCGGGCCTGGGGCTGGCCGCGGGTGTCGGACTGGCCTGGTCGATGCTGGCCGCGGTCGAGGCGCTGGGCATCGACCTGCCCGACACCGGGCTGCGCGTCACCCCCCTCACCGTCGCGGCGGCGTTCCTGGTGGGCACCGGTGTCACCGTGCTGGCGGCCTACGTGCCGATCCGGCGCGGCACCCGCGTCCCGCCGGTGGCGGCCATGCGCGACGACGCCGGCAGCGCCGTGGCGCCCTCCACCGGGTGGGGGCGCGCGGCCGCCGGGCTACTGGCGCTGCCGGGCGGCGCGGCGCTGCTGTGGGCGGGGGTGCGCGCCCCCTCGGCCGAGGCCGCGCCGTGGCTGGTCGGGTTCGGCGCCGGGGTGGGCTTCCTGGCGGTGGCGCTGCTGATGCCGCACGTCAGCCGCCCCCTGATCGCGCTGATGGCGGCGCCCTTCCCGGCCGTGTTCCGCGTCGCCGGCCGCCTGGGCCGCGACAACGCCGTCCGCAGCCCCCGCCGCACGGCCGCCACGGCCACGGCGCTGATGATCGGGCTGGGCCTGGTCGCCGCGATCGCCACGCTGAGCGCGTCGGCCTCGCGGTCGGTCGACGTCGAGATCGACCGGGCGCTGGGCGCCGACTACATCGTGACGACCGACGGCCCCACCGAGACCGTCTCCGCCGACGCCCTGGACCGCCTGCGCGAGGTGGACGGGGTGGACACCGTGGTACCGATGCGCATTGGCCAGGCCCAGGTCGACGGCGAACTCGCGTTCACGGTCTCGGCCGCCCCCGCCGGGCTGGAGCGCACGGTCGGCATGGAGGTCGTGCGGGGCGCGGCGCAGTTCGACGGCGAAGGGTTCATGGTGGCCGAGAGCGTCGCCGACCGCCGGGGCTGGCGGGTGGGCCGCGAGGTCTCGTTCGTGTTCCCCGACGGCGGCGAGGCCGACCTCGAACTCCAGGGCGTCTACTCCGCCTCCCAGGCCATGCGCTCCGACTACCTGGTCTCCCCCGCCGCCTACCGAGCCCACTTCCCGCAGGACCTCACCCTCAGCGTCTACCTGACCGCCGACCACGCCTCCCCGCGGGTGCGCGGGGCCGTCGACACCGCGCTGGCGGACCACCCCGCGCTGGAGGTGATGGACCGCGGCGAACTCAAGGAGCGCAACCGCGAGAACCTGGCCCTGCTCACCAACACCATCTACGCCATGCTGCTGCTGTCGATCGTGATCGCCGGGCTGGGCATCATCAACACCCTGGCGCTGGCCACGGCCGAACGGGTGCGCGAGATCGGCCTGCTGCGGGCGGTGGGCCTGTCGCGGGTGCAGCTGCGGCGCATGATCCGGCTGGAGGCGGTGGTGATCGCGCTGCTGGGCGCGGTGGTGGGGGTGGTTCTGGGCCTGGTGTTCGCCTGGGCGCTGCAGCAGGTCCTGGCCGAACGCGGGGTGACCGTGCTGGACGTGCCCGCGGGCCAACTCGTGGGCCTGCTGGGGGTGGCGGTGGTGATCGGCGTCCTGGCGGCCCTGTGGCCCGCCTGGCGCGCGTCGCGCCTGGACATCCTGCGCGCGATCGCCGCCGAGTAGCCCGGCGGGCCCCGGTGCCGGCGGCCGCCGACCCGGCCGCGCCCTCCCGACCGTCCACGGCGGCGCGGCGGCCGGCGCGGGCGGCCGCCAGGCGAGGGGATCGCCCGGTCCGGCCTGGCGCCGACCGCTCCGCACCGCCGGTCGGGCGGCCGCACGCCTGGGCCGGGCGGCCCGGCCGCCCGCTCTCGGGCCGCCGCGTCCGCCGCGCGCCCCCTGTCCGCGCCGCCGCGCTGCGCCCGGCCCGACTACGGCCGCCGCGCGGCCCCGCGTCGGCCGCGTCCGCGACCGACCGGCTACGCTCGGCGGTCGGGGACCGGCGTCGTGGTCAGCGGTGTCGGCCAGGGCCGCCGCAGCTCCGGCCGCCGCCACCGGCGCCACTCGGGCCGCCGCGCTGCGCCGGAATCAGCGGCGGGCCTGCGACGATGACCGGTGACAGACCTCACCGGCGGAGGGGGCAAGCCACCGCCAACCGGTGCCGCGACCGGGGCGTCTCACGCGTGGCCGCGCCCCGAACCGCCGCGGCTTCGCACCCCGCCGCACCCGCCGACCGCGCACACCACGGAGGAGGTGGCCAAGCCAGGCCATGGCCCACGACCCGCGACCCGCACCGCTGAACGACGCCAACCTGCTGAGCCGACTGCGGGACTGGAGGGCGGCGCGCGAATCGGAGATGCACGCCGACCTCTTCGACGAGGCGGTGGAGCTTCCCGATCCGCGCGCCCTGGACCTCGTGCTGCGGGTCGGTGAGCTGCTGCTGGCCAGCGGCGAGAGCACCGAGGTGGTCAGCGAGTCGATGCTGAGCCTGTCGGTGGCCTTCGAACTGCCGCGCGCCGAGGTGTCGGTGACCTTCACCGCCATCACCCTGTCGACCCACCCCGGCGGCGACCAGCCCCCGATCACCGGCGAGCGGGTGGTGCGCCGCCGCACGCTGGACTACTTCCGTGTCAACGAGCTGCACACGCTGGTGCAGGACGCGGCGCTGGGCGCGGTGGAACTGGAGGGCGCCATCGCCCGGCTGCGGGCCATCAAGCGCGCCCGCCCGCCCTACCCCAACTGGCTGATCGTCACCGGTTTCGGGCTGATCGCCTCCAGTGCCAGTCTCATGGTCGGCGGCCAACTGCTGGTGGCGGCGGCGGCGTTCCTGGCCACGGTGCTGGGCGACCGCGCGTCGGCGTTTCTGGCGCGGCGCGGCGTCGCGGAGTTCTACCAGATGACGGCCGCCACCGTGGTGGCGTCGTGCATCGGGGTGGCGCTGCTGTGGGCCAGCGACCGGATGGACCTCAACCTCCAGGCGGGCGCGGTCATCACCGGCAACATCATGGCCCTGCTGCCGGGCCGTCCGCTGGTCTCCAGCCTCCAGGAGGCCATCAGCGGCAGCTACGTCTCCTCCTCGGCGCGGCTGCTGGAGGTCTTCTTCACCCTGGGCGCGATCATCTCCGGCGTGGGCGCGGTCGCCTACACCGCCGTGCGGCTGGGCGTCAACGTGAACCTGGAGGACCTGCCGGGCGCCGACGCGTCGGTGGCACTGCCGGTGCTGATCGGCGCCGCCGGGATCGCGATGGCGTTCGCGGTCTCGCTGACGGTGCCCCCGCGCATGCTGCCCTGGATCGGCGTCATGGGCGTGATGATCTGGGTGATCTACGCCGGGGTGCGCGCCTTCCTGGACGCGCCGCCGATCCTGGGCACCGTGGCGGGCGCGGTGGCGGTGGGCGTGGTCGGCCACGCCCTGGCCCGGCGCACGCACCGGCCGGTGCTGCCCTACGTCATCCCCGCGATCGCCCCGCTGCTGCCGGGCAGCGTGCTCTACCGGGGCCTGCTGGAGATCACGCTCAACCAGCCGGTGGAAGGGCTGCTGAGCCTGTCGGAGGCCGTCGCCATCGGCCTGGCCCTGGGCGCGGGGGTCAACCTGGGCGGCGAACTCGTCCGCGCCTTCCAGCGCGGCGGGCTGGCCGGAGCGGGCCGCCGGGGCCGCCCCGCCGCCCGCCGCAGCCGCGGCGCCGTCTAGGGCCGGATTCCGCGGCGCCCCTGCCACGGCCCCGCCCCGCCGAAGGGGCGCGGCCTCCGGGTCGGTCCTTGGGCCGGGGCCGCGCGGCCGTTCAGCCGGCGGTCAGCAGGCCCACCGCGGCGGCGGCGCCCACAAGCCCGGCGACCTGCGGGGGCGCGACGCGTTCGCGCAGCACGGCGACGCCCAGGAGTACGGGGATCGCGGGGTAGAACGACGCCAGCACCACCGCGACCATGAGCCGCTGGTGGGCCGCCAGCAGGTAGCAGACCAGCGCCGCCGCGGCGACCATGCCCAGGGCGCCCGCAGCGAGCGCGTCACGCGCGCCCATGCGCAGCCGCGACACGTCGGGCAGCACCAGGGGCAGCACGGTGAGCACGGCGGTCACCCGCCCGGCCGCCACCGGCCAGATCCCGGCGTCCGGCCCGGCCTGGGCGAGGGCCACGTACTGCACGGCGACCCCGACCCCGACCCCGACCCCGGCCACGAGCGCGTCCACGGCTGTGGCCGGCGCGCAGCCCGCCGCGCCGCCCCCGGCACCCGTGGGGCGCGCCACCAGCCACAGCGCGGGTACCGCGAGGGCGATCCCGATCCAGGCCGGCGCGGCGGGGCGGTCGCCCAGGAGCAGCACCCCCACCAGCACGGGCAGCGCCACGCCGCTCACGGCCGAGACCGGCACCACGACGGCCATCGCCCCGTGGGTGAGGCCCCGGAACAGGAAGACCATGCCCACGCCGGTGCCCACCCCGGACAGGGCGCCCCAGGCGAGGTCGGCCAGGCCGGGAGCGCCGCCGAGCGCCAGCGTCGCGGCGGCCGCCGCGACGAGCAGGCCGCCCACCTGCCCCAGCAGGGCGACGGCGGCGAAGTGCGCCCGGCGCGCCAGGAGTCCGCCGCCGAAGTCGACGACGCCGTAGCAGCAGGCCGAGGCCAGCGCGAGGACCGTGCCCATCAGCGCCCGCCCCCGAAGTCGGCACCCGCCCGGCCGCCGCGGGGGCGGCCCGCCCGGGCCCGGTGGCGCCCGGCGGGCCCCGGGCGGCGCGGCCCGGCACGCGGGAGGGGTGCACGCGACGGCGCGGAGGCGCGGCGGGCCGTCACGGTGCGGCCCCCGCTCCGCCGCCCGCCCCGCGCGGCGCGGCGTCGTCGCCGGCGGTGGCCGCGCGGGCCTCGCGGTCGGCCTGGCCGACCGGGCACGTGGCGTCGCGCACGCACGCGGCGCGGTCGCACAGCCGGCACAGCAGGTCGGGGTCGCCGACATCGCCGTAGAGCCGCCGCAGGAGCTTGGCGAGCAGTCCGGCCAGGACCGCCCGCTCGTCGGTGTCGAGGACCGACACCACGTCGGCCAGCGGCCGGCCGCGCGCGGCCAGAAGCCCGCGCGCCGCCTGCTCCCCGGCCGCCGTGGGCGCCACCGCCACCAGCCGCCCGACCCCCGGGCGACGCTCCACCAGCCCTCGGCGTTCCAGCGCGTCGACCATCCGCGCGGTGGCGGGCTGCGACAGCCCCACGCGCCGCCCCAGTTCGGTGACGCTGATCCCGGGTGCGGCGGAGAGCACCACCAGGGCCGCCGCGCCGCTCGCGCTCACCCCGGCCGCGCCGGTGGCCCCGGCCAGCGCCATGTCGGTGACGGCGAGCGCCGTGGCGCCGAGAAGGTTCGCGGTTCGGTCTACATCATGCATGACTCATGCATAACAGCGCTCGGTGACCGGCGCAATACCCCTGCCGGGGTGGACCGCGACCGGAAGGCCGGTGCCCGCCCCGACCGGGGCGCAATCCGGCGCTGCCCGGTAGCCTGCGCCCATGATGTGGCGGAGCCCCACCTACCGCCTGGTGGACGGGGAGCGGATCGACGGCGCGTGGTGCCACGTGTGGCGGCGGGCGGCGGGCGGCTCCTACTTCGTGGAGGACCTGGTGGTCTTCGCGGACGGCGCCGTCCGCTGCGGCAGCACCTCCACCGACCTCAACGGACTCCGCCGGCTGCTGGAGTCCGGGCACATCGCCGTGGCCGACCCCGCCGCCACCGCGCCCGCCGGCGAGCGGGGATGGCGCTCGCGCGCCCCCGAACCGCTCACCCCCGAGGGCCTCCTGCTGGACGCGGCCGACCAGGTGGCGGAGCTCGCCGGCCGTCCGACCGCCGCCGACCGCTGCTGGGCGGCGGTCCGCGGCTACCTGCGCGACCCCTCCGAGGCGAACCGGCGCGCGGTGCGCGCCGCCTACCTCGCCGTACCGCCCCACCGGCGCGTGTACGTGCTGGGCGACATGGACGCCCTGGACCGGCCCCTGCAAATCCTCGCCGCCGACCCGGGCACGGTGCTGGACGGCGACGGGCCGCTGGTGACCGAGGAGCTGCGCGCAAGCGCGCGGGCCTACTTCGCGCGGACGGAGGACGCGCTGGCACGCGAACGCCGGCGGCGGGCCGTCCTACACGCCGACGACCCGGAGCGGCCGCCGCCCCCCGCGATCGTCCTGCACGAGACGGTCTTCCCCCGCGGCCTGCCGGAGCGGCCCGGCACGTTCGCGCTGCGCAACGACTACCCCGCGCCGATCGAGGTGGAGGGCGAGGTCTACCCCTCGGTCGAGCACGCCTACTGGGCGCTGTCCGCGGCCGAGGCGGCCGACCGGACCCGGATCCGGCAGGCGCCCTCGGCGCGGGAGGCCCGGGAACGCGGCGGCCGGGCGCGGCGGCGCGCCGACTGGCCGCGCCTGCGCCTGGCCGTGATGGCGGCCCTGCTGCGCGCCAAGTTCACCCAGCACCCCGCGCTCGCCGAGGTGCTGGTGTCGACGGGTGAGGCGCCCATCAGCTACACCGGCGCCGCCGAGTCCCCGTTCTGGCGGGACGCCCCCGGCGGCGCGGGCCGCAACTGGACGGGCCGCCTGCTGGAGGTGGTCCGGGCCGAACTCCTGCTCCGGCGCAGCGGCCCGGTCCCGCCCTGAGCGCGGGCGGCGCGGTTCAGGCGGCGTCGGAGGCCAGGCGCACTCCCCCGCCGACCCCGTCTGCCTCGGCCGCCGCGAGGACGGCGGCGACCAGGCCGGGGAAGCGGGACTCCAGGTCGTCGCGGCGCAGCGTGACGAAGCAGCGCGTGCCCTCCTGGCGGGTGCGGGTGACGCCCGCGTCGCGCAGGACGCGCAGGTGGTGGCTGAGCGTGGACTTGGCCACCGGGGCCCGCAGTTCGCCCCAGCCGCGCTCGCCGCCGTCGGCCAGGACCCGCAGCAGCCCGATGCGCAGCGGATCGCTCAGCGCCGCCATCACCTCGGGCAGCGACAGGTCCCCGGTGGCCGGGTGGTGCGCGCTTCTCATGGCCCCATGCTAACTTGTTCGACGTTCGTCGAACGTCGAACAAGTCGAACGAGGAACCGGGAGTCGAGTTGACCGCACCGCACGACCGCGGCGACCTGCTGAGCGACCGCGTCGCGATCGTCACCGGGGCAGGCTCGGGCATCGGCCGCGCCACCGCGACCGCCATGGCCCGCGCCGGAGCCCGCGTCCTGGTCGTGGGCCGCCGCCGCGACGCGCTGGCCGCGACCGCCGCCCAGCACCCCGCCATCGCCGTCCACGCCGCCGACCTGCGCGCCCAGAAGGCCCCCGCCGAGGTGGTCGAGGCCGCCGTGCGGCGCTGGGGCCGCCTCGACGTCCTGGTCAACAACGCGGGCGCCACCGCGATGATGCCGCTCGCCGAAACCGACCCCGCACGCGTCGCCGACCTCTTCGCGCTCAACGTCACCGCCCCCAGCCTGCTCGCCGCCGCCGCGCTCGCGCACCTGCGCCGGCAGCGGGGCACGATCGTCAACGTCTCCAGCACCTACGGCCACCGGCCGCTGCCCGGCGCCGCCCACTACGCCGCCTCCAAGGCCGCCGTCGAGCAGTTGACCCGCTCCTGGGCGGCCGAACTCGCACCGGAGGGCGTGCGCGTCAACGCCGTGGCCCCCGGGCCCACCGAGAGCGAGGCGCTGTCGGCGGCCGGGCTGCCCGAGGACACCGTGCGGCGGATCAAGGAGGCCGAGGCCGCGCGGATTCCGCTGGGCCGCCGAGGGGAGCCCGAGGAGGTCGCCGCGTGGATCGTGCGGCTCGCCGACCCGGGCGCCACCTGGGTCACCGGGCAGGTGCTGTCGGTCGACGGGGGCCTCGACCTCACCTGAGCCCGCCGGCCGGCCCCGCACGAGCACGCGGCCGCGGGCACGGCCGCTGCGCCACCGCCACCCCCGCCGTGGTGCCGGGCCGCCCCGCCCCCGGCGGTTCGCGCGGGCGGGCGCGCGTCAGACGCCTCCCGACGGGGGTGTCGGCGGCGTTGGGGGCGCCGCGGCATGCGCTCGCAGCACTCCCCGGCCCGGCGGGCCACCGGCGGCCGGGTGCGGCGCACGGGAATCTCCCACACGTGCCGGCCGCCGCCGACTCGGCTGACCGAGGACCGCCGCGGACCGCCGCCGCGACCGGCTCAGCCGACGATGACCACGTCCAGGCGCTGGGGACCGTGCACACCGCCCACCGGGACGCCGTCGATCGCCGTGGTGGAGGTCAGGCCGGTCAGCCAGGTCGTGGGGCGCGCCGGGTCGAGTTCGGCCAGGGCGGTGGCCATCGTGTCCACGATCTGGCCCGACTCCACCACGCACAGGTGGTGGGCGGGCAGCAGGGACAGCGCGCGGCGGCCCTGTCCGATACCGCCGTCCAGGACCAGGGTGCCCGTGTCGGCCACCGCGAGCGCGCAGCGCGTGACTGCGGCGCCGGCGCTCTCGATCGCCCGCGCCGACAGCGGCGCGTGCGGCGGGTCGTCGCGCATGGCCCACACGCCGTCCAGGTCCGACAGCCAGATGGACGACAGGTCGCGCGGCACCACCACCCGGCGGACCCCGTAGCCCCACAGCGAGGAGGCGATCACCCTCGGCAGGTCGTCCAGGTCGGTCACGTGCTGCACACCGATCCCGTGCCGGGCCAGGCGGTCGGTGAACAGGGCGACGGCATCCGCGCCCTCCGTGCCCGCCGCCGACCACACCCGCCCCGCACCGCCGGGCGCCGCCTCGGCCGAACCGGTGGCGGCGGCCGCCCGGCGCACCCGGGCCAGGATCTGCGCCCGCGCGGCATCGCGCCCGTCAGCCATCACACCGCCTCGCTCTCACCCACGGCCGCCGGTCCCCCGGCCCGCCGCGCACCCGGCCCACGCCCCCCGTCCGCCCCTCCGACGTCCGAACGCCCCGGCGGCGGATGCCGATGCCGGGCCGCGCGGCGAGGCCGCCGCCCCTCACTCCGGCCCGCTTTCGGGGCGCGTGTGGGAGTCCCTGCGCCGCTCCCCCGGCCCCGGGCCGGCCGACACGCCCGGACCGGGGCCACGGGCGGCCCCGCGCGGGCGGATCGCCGCCCCCAGCAGGAGCGCACGCCGGCGGCGGGCCCACCACGCGCGGAAGGACTCGCCCGGGGGCACCGGGAAGTCGCGGGCCTCGGTCCAGCGACCCAGCAGCCCCGGCAGCCGGCGCAGCCGCCCCGAGCGCGCCAGCAGCCGCGCCCAGCGCGACCCCGCCCGCTGCGCCCGCGCGAACCGCCGCTCCTCGGCCATCACCCACTCGGCGCTCTGCGCCGCGAGCGCCTCGGGAGTGGGCACCGCGTTGGCGCGGCGCTCGTCGACCACCCGCGCGCGCAGCTCCAGCAGGATCTCGGGGATGTCCACCCCCACCGGGCACACCTCGGTGCAGGCACCGCACAGCGTCGAGGCGAACGGCAGCGACGCCTCGCGGGCCGAGGCGGTCCCCCGCAGCTGCGGGGTCAGCGCCGCCCCGATCGGCCCGGCGTGCACCGACCCGTAGGGCGCCGCACCCGTGCGCTCGAACACCGGGCAGACGTCCAGGCACGCCGTGCACTGGATGCACCGCAGCGCCTGGCGGCCCACCGGGTCGCCCAGGGTGGCGCTGCGTCCGGCGTCGACCAGCACCACGTGCACCTCGTCGGGGCCGTCGCCCTCGACCGGTCCCGTCCAGGTGGAGACCACCGGCGCCTGCGCCGCGCCCGTGGCCGAGCGCGCCCACACCCGCGCCAGGACCGCGATGTCGGCCCAGGCCGGGACCACCTTGTCGATTCCGGCCACCGTGATGAGCGTGCGCGGCACGGCCGCGCCCATGCGCACATTGCCCTCGGTCTCCATCGCGACCACGCTGCCGGTCTCGGCGACCAGGGCGTTGGCGCCGGTGATGGCGGTGCCCGCCTCCAGCAGGGTCTCGCGCAGGTACTCGCGCGCCACCGCCACCAGCGCCCCCGGGTCGGCGCGCAGGTCGGTGGGCGCGCCCGGCAGCCGCCGCGCCAGCACCGCCCGCGCGCCGGCCCGGTCGTGGCGGCGCACCGTGCGCGACTCAAAGTGGGGCGGTTCGTGGGCCAGCCCCGCGATGAGGTCGGCCACGGCGGTCTCGTGGACGGTGATCCCGGCGCGCAGCAGGTGGGCGTCCAGCCGCAGCTCGCCGGCGGTCGCCGAGGAGGACCGCACGGCCTCGCGGGTGCCGGCGCGCGCGGCGACGCCCGCCACGATCCGGCCCGCCTCGGCCGCGTCGCGCGCCCAGTGCACGCGCGCGCCCGCCGCCTCGGCGCGCTTCTCGAACTCGGTGAGGTGGCGCTCCAGGTCGGCCAGCGCCCGCTCCCGCACGGCCGTGGCCGCGCGGCGCAGACCCGCCCAGTCGGGCTCGGCGCGGCGCCCGGTGTCGCGGTCGGCCCGCAGCTCGGCCGCCGCCGTGGCACGCGAGGTGCGCGCGGCGCTGTGCCCCAGGCTCGTGCGCGCGGTGTCGGCGAACCGCGGCTCGCCCGCGGCGCGCGGGCCCTGCCCGCGGCCCAGCAGGTGCCCCCACGGGTAGGCCGGCCCGGCGCCACCCGCCCCGGGTGCCGGGCCCGCGCCGGGTGGGGGCGCGGGGCTCACCGGGGCACCTCGCCGGTGTCGGCGGCCAGGATCTCGGCCAGGTGCAGGGTGCGCACCCCGCCGCGCAGCCGCGACATGGCCCCGCTGATCTGGGTCAGGCAGGCGTCGTCCACGGCGCACACCACCTCGGCGCCGGTCTCGCCGATGTGGCGCACCTTGTCGGCGACGATGGCCACCGAGGTGTCGGCGTTCTTCCAGGCGAACGTGCCGCCGAACCCGCAGCACTCCTCGGCGGCGGGGAGTTCGGCCAACTCCAGTCCGCGCACCGCCCGCAGCAGCCGCAGCGGGCGGTCGCCGACCTTCAGGGCGCGCAGCGACTGGCAGGTGGGGTGGTAGGTGACGCGGTGCGGGAAGGTGGCGCCGACGTCGGTGACACCGGCGACGTCGACCAGGAACTCGGTCAGCTCCAGCACCCGCGGCACCTCCTCGGCGCGGCGCTCGCGCTCGGCCAGGCGCGGGTAGCCGGTGCGCACCATGGCGGCGCAGGAGGCCGAAGGGGTCACCACGAGGTCGCACCGGGCGAACACCGAGGCGAACCGCGCGGCCAGGGCCGCGGCCTCGCGCCGGTAGCCGGAGGTGTGGTGCGCCTGCCCGCAGCAGGTCTGCTCGCGCGGGAACACGACCTCGTAGCCGAGTCTCTCCAGGACGCGCACCGTGGCCCGCGCGGTGCCGGGGAAGAGGGTGTCGGTGAGGCAGGCGACGAATAGACCGA encodes:
- a CDS encoding threonine/serine exporter family protein, translated to MAHDPRPAPLNDANLLSRLRDWRAARESEMHADLFDEAVELPDPRALDLVLRVGELLLASGESTEVVSESMLSLSVAFELPRAEVSVTFTAITLSTHPGGDQPPITGERVVRRRTLDYFRVNELHTLVQDAALGAVELEGAIARLRAIKRARPPYPNWLIVTGFGLIASSASLMVGGQLLVAAAAFLATVLGDRASAFLARRGVAEFYQMTAATVVASCIGVALLWASDRMDLNLQAGAVITGNIMALLPGRPLVSSLQEAISGSYVSSSARLLEVFFTLGAIISGVGAVAYTAVRLGVNVNLEDLPGADASVALPVLIGAAGIAMAFAVSLTVPPRMLPWIGVMGVMIWVIYAGVRAFLDAPPILGTVAGAVAVGVVGHALARRTHRPVLPYVIPAIAPLLPGSVLYRGLLEITLNQPVEGLLSLSEAVAIGLALGAGVNLGGELVRAFQRGGLAGAGRRGRPAARRSRGAV
- a CDS encoding ABC transporter permease, which translates into the protein MLRLTLRGLAAHRLRFLLTGFSVVLGVAFVSGTLILTDTMDRAFTRMFEGMDADIAAVVRPQQEFAQGFAAGGEAGTATLLPDDLAGDLAEVEEIQAVYPMAEGTAAVLGPDGEEIGGQGPPQIGTTWHDRPGSGSGIVAGRGPRGGGEFVLDQGSARAAGLSVGDSVTVRAGGEDRDMILVGVFRSGQLGSTAGSTVAAFDLPTAQRLLLGDPDRVNAYYLDGVPGKSQWQIADAAAPLLEPGMESLPMDIVRDEQLGPMREALDYFGVFLLTFAGIGLFVGSFLIFNTFAMLVAQRGRELALLRAIGAGQEQVRGAITGEALGVGLVGSGLGLAAGVGLAWSMLAAVEALGIDLPDTGLRVTPLTVAAAFLVGTGVTVLAAYVPIRRGTRVPPVAAMRDDAGSAVAPSTGWGRAAAGLLALPGGAALLWAGVRAPSAEAAPWLVGFGAGVGFLAVALLMPHVSRPLIALMAAPFPAVFRVAGRLGRDNAVRSPRRTAATATALMIGLGLVAAIATLSASASRSVDVEIDRALGADYIVTTDGPTETVSADALDRLREVDGVDTVVPMRIGQAQVDGELAFTVSAAPAGLERTVGMEVVRGAAQFDGEGFMVAESVADRRGWRVGREVSFVFPDGGEADLELQGVYSASQAMRSDYLVSPAAYRAHFPQDLTLSVYLTADHASPRVRGAVDTALADHPALEVMDRGELKERNRENLALLTNTIYAMLLLSIVIAGLGIINTLALATAERVREIGLLRAVGLSRVQLRRMIRLEAVVIALLGAVVGVVLGLVFAWALQQVLAERGVTVLDVPAGQLVGLLGVAVVIGVLAALWPAWRASRLDILRAIAAE
- a CDS encoding NADAR family protein yields the protein MMWRSPTYRLVDGERIDGAWCHVWRRAAGGSYFVEDLVVFADGAVRCGSTSTDLNGLRRLLESGHIAVADPAATAPAGERGWRSRAPEPLTPEGLLLDAADQVAELAGRPTAADRCWAAVRGYLRDPSEANRRAVRAAYLAVPPHRRVYVLGDMDALDRPLQILAADPGTVLDGDGPLVTEELRASARAYFARTEDALARERRRRAVLHADDPERPPPPAIVLHETVFPRGLPERPGTFALRNDYPAPIEVEGEVYPSVEHAYWALSAAEAADRTRIRQAPSAREARERGGRARRRADWPRLRLAVMAALLRAKFTQHPALAEVLVSTGEAPISYTGAAESPFWRDAPGGAGRNWTGRLLEVVRAELLLRRSGPVPP
- a CDS encoding multidrug DMT transporter permease; translated protein: MGTVLALASACCYGVVDFGGGLLARRAHFAAVALLGQVGGLLVAAAAATLALGGAPGLADLAWGALSGVGTGVGMVFLFRGLTHGAMAVVVPVSAVSGVALPVLVGVLLLGDRPAAPAWIGIALAVPALWLVARPTGAGGGAAGCAPATAVDALVAGVGVGVGVAVQYVALAQAGPDAGIWPVAAGRVTAVLTVLPLVLPDVSRLRMGARDALAAGALGMVAAAALVCYLLAAHQRLMVAVVLASFYPAIPVLLGVAVLRERVAPPQVAGLVGAAAAVGLLTAG
- a CDS encoding MarR family winged helix-turn-helix transcriptional regulator, which gives rise to MHDVDRTANLLGATALAVTDMALAGATGAAGVSASGAAALVVLSAAPGISVTELGRRVGLSQPATARMVDALERRGLVERRPGVGRLVAVAPTAAGEQAARGLLAARGRPLADVVSVLDTDERAVLAGLLAKLLRRLYGDVGDPDLLCRLCDRAACVRDATCPVGQADREARAATAGDDAAPRGAGGGAGAAP
- a CDS encoding ArsR/SmtB family transcription factor, whose translation is MRSAHHPATGDLSLPEVMAALSDPLRIGLLRVLADGGERGWGELRAPVAKSTLSHHLRVLRDAGVTRTRQEGTRCFVTLRRDDLESRFPGLVAAVLAAAEADGVGGGVRLASDAA
- a CDS encoding ABC transporter ATP-binding protein — translated: MALTAPTTPDLLAAGDPGDLAAYAEQVSKVYGRGDSRVAALDAITLGVPKGRFTAIMGPSGSGKSTLMHCLAGLDRVTSGRVVLGGTDLTRLNERALTRLRRDRVGFVFQAFNLVPTLTALENITLPADIAGRRLDRAWLDELIDSVGLRDRLRHRPSELSGGQQQRVACARALAARPDVVFADEPTGNLDSRSGREVLGLLRDSARRTGQSVVMVTHDPAAAAYADLVVFLSDGRVAGQLAHPDQNSVLERMKHLDPGEDTAGPGGPGGGRP